The Alphaproteobacteria bacterium sequence CCATCTCAAGGATCTGGACAGAGCGGCAGAACTTCTCCGGCGCGCTCGCCACGCTGATGCGCGAGGTCGACCTCTTGCTCGTGCCGGCGATGAGCCGCGCCGCGCTGAGCTGGGCGACGATCGAGGCGGCGGGCCGCGAGCCGGCAGAGATCGCCGGCCGCCTGCGCTATACCGCGCCCTTCGACATGAGCGGTAGTCCGACGATCACCCTGCCGGGCGGATTCACCGCCGCCGGCCTGCCGATCGGCTTCCAGCTCGTCGGCCGGCATTTCGACGAGGCGATGGTGCTGCGCGCCGGCCACGCCTTCCAGGGTGCCACCGACTGGCACGGCAAACGCCCGCCGCTGTGATCAGAGCAAGGCGCGCGCCGCGGCTGCCGGATTCGTCGCGCCGAGGATCGCCGACACGACGCAGATGCCGTTGACGCCTGTCGCCCTCACGGCGGCGGCGTCGGCTGGGCCGATGCCGCCGATGCCGACCATCGGCAACCGGGTTGCGGCGCGGATCGCGGCGAGACCATCGAGGCCAATTGGCGCTGAGGCATCGGATTTGGTGCCGGTGGCGAACACCGGGCCGACACCGAGATAGTCGACGCCGTCGAACTTGCCGTCACCGAGCTGTCCGCGGTTCTCGATCGACAGCCCGATGATCGCGTCCGGTCCCAGCTGCTCGCGCGCGATGCGTGGCGGCAGGTCGCGCTGCCCGAGATGCACGCCCTCGGCGCCGATGGCGCGGGCGATGTCGATGCGATCGTTGACCAGCAGCGGCACACCGCTGCCGGCGAGCGCCGCGCGCAGCTCCAATGCCTCGGCAAGAAAGGCGCGGGCGTCGTTGCCCTTGTCGCGGATCTGCACCAGCGTCACGCCGGCGCGCACGGCGGCCTCGACGATTGGCCGGAGCCGGCGGCCGGCGGCGTAGCCGCGATCGGCGACGAGATAGAGCCTTAGGGCCTCGCGCCTCACGACAGATCAAGGCCGGTGCGAATCGCGGTCGAGTCGAGGTTGTGCAGCGCGTCCATCAGGCCGACGCGCAGCGAGCCGGGCCCGAGCGCCTCCTGCCCGGCGATCTCGCCGGCCAGGCCGAACAACGC is a genomic window containing:
- the thiE gene encoding thiamine phosphate synthase; this encodes MRREALRLYLVADRGYAAGRRLRPIVEAAVRAGVTLVQIRDKGNDARAFLAEALELRAALAGSGVPLLVNDRIDIARAIGAEGVHLGQRDLPPRIAREQLGPDAIIGLSIENRGQLGDGKFDGVDYLGVGPVFATGTKSDASAPIGLDGLAAIRAATRLPMVGIGGIGPADAAAVRATGVNGICVVSAILGATNPAAAARALL